A single genomic interval of Sander lucioperca isolate FBNREF2018 chromosome 9, SLUC_FBN_1.2, whole genome shotgun sequence harbors:
- the e2f5 gene encoding transcription factor E2F5, with protein sequence MDFETTETVRSTPSRHEKSLGLLTMKFVSLLQEAKDGVLDLKVAADSLAVKQKRRIYDITNVLEGVGLIEKKNKNIIQWRGENSGSQTQEVLEHVKILKAQISELEAQEKELDNQKTWLEENIKHLNHNPITSTYKFVTHEDICNAFKGDTLLAVVAPAGTQLEVPLPETGHSGQKYQVNIRSHSAPIQVMLINRDSDYTIPVVFSVPPTDDICPMPTPPSTPASLQRFPLSTSVYSNTTSSYCSQDSVESDHQMVLPEHEVLTPSSTPPDVQMECHSQSAAVLEQQQMDLAGPEFQSVLDVSSLLKLNTAGYHMKDDREGAVDLIDELMSSDGIDYSFNLDDNEGVCDLFDVQILNY encoded by the exons ATGGATTTTGAGACGACGGAGACTGTACGCTCGACACCGAGTCGCCACGAGAAAAGTTTGGGTCTCCTCACCATGAAGTTTGTCAGTCTGCTTCAAGAAGCGAAGGATGGCGTCCTTGATTTGAAAGTG GCTGCAGACAGCTTGGCAGTGAAACAGAAGAGGAGGATTTATGACATCACCAACGTACTGGAAGGAGTGGGGTTAAttgagaagaaaaacaagaacataATCCAGTGGAG GGGAGAGAACTCCGGCAGCCAAACTCAGGAGGTGCTGGAGCACGTGAAGATTTTGAAGGCCCAAATCTCTGAGCTTGAGGCCCAGGAGAAAGAGCTGGACAACCAGAAGACATGGCTAGAGGAGAACATCAAACACCTTAACCACAATCCCATCACCAGCAC TTATAAATTTGTCACACATGAAGACATCTGCAATGCCTTCAAAGGGGACACTCTGCTTGCTGTCGTGGCTCCGGCTGGGACTCAGCTGGAGGTACCGCTACCTGAAACG GGCCACAGTGGTCAGAAGTACCAGGTGAACATACGCAGCCACTCGGCTCCCATCCAGGTCATGCTCATCAACAGGGATTCAGACTACACAATACCTGTGGTCTTCTCTGTGCCGCCCACTGATGACATCTGTCCAATGCCAACTCCACCCAGCACCCCTGCCAGCCTGCAGAGGTTCCCTCTCTCCACGTCCGTGTACTCCAACACTACCTCCTCTTACTGCAGCCAGGACTCTGTTGAATCAGACCACCAGATGGTGCTGCCAGAACATGAAGTGCTGACACCATCATCCACCCCTCCTGATGTGCAGATGG AGTGTCACAGTCAGTCAGCAGCAGtgttggagcagcagcagatggaCCTGGCAGGCCCAGAGTTCCAGTCTGTACTGGACGTGAGCAGCCTGCTGAAGCTCAACACTGCTGGATACCACATGAAGGACGACAGAGAGG GAGCTGTTGACCTGATTGATGAGCTAATGTCCAGTGATG GAATAGACTATAGCTTCAACTTGGACGACAATGAGGGAGTGTGTGATCTGTTCGATGTGCAGATTCTCAATTACTGA
- the lrrcc1 gene encoding leucine-rich repeat and coiled-coil domain-containing protein 1, whose product MGDKELSLIDKNITSLLDVPLSPTVTSLNLHCNHIPGIEGLTSAWHLRHLDLSSNCISKIEGLSSLTSLRTLNLSCNLITKVEGLNGLVNLTRLNLSYNQINNLTGLLYLHGAGYKLKHLSLHSNHLDNIDHLLQCLLGLQSLREVTLSQYGRDNPVCRSPGYREIVIQSLPQISALDGLDRLGNPSQLGLGSPCDIPGLEDYVDLLLSSDTSHNEAVREDVTLTTPRIDEVLTQFRQRIASEAITDPVAQIRSTVSDPADPVNEQRIRKLEHQVSQLIQKAPAVDKSSSSTHSGVPVQKAKRDTDRTSESECDSGKENRRRTGIPKHRNSITQRTTPKGTRGRRSDSDQENPKQRSSKSAEGPRRKSGAAGGKDLSRGPVTVAKASGDVKTKSTEEEETYRTIVEERDQERERRWKAEQVVRKLTEDLKCLQTKVSEEKDLQSMALHTTDRMKELLLKERSGRSELQTRVEELEGRCQSLTQQLEQARSGEEQHKTALRRLEESISHGETLRARQQAEEMKRHQELENKAAALKREADIQRASVCQHKDKLQQLHELLASREQEHRKQLELRLQPGGADFREAVAKEVASVEQRHSHREVELQDKLAEGRKQYAALEDEFRMALTIEAARFSEVKEACDQMTAELWRLKETLGQSQQREKKSASLVQDLTAMVKEQKNRITDLIKAKRDAVTDLKSRLHSLEAEVEQDRRLGLQLELLKKDKARMLSQLTAQESVIDGLRAERRIWGQELAQQGASLAQDRGRLEARIEVLGDELETQKKQNDRDNDSLKIKTKIIDDQTETIRKLKEALQERDDQIRRLREEAVQAQKRFQQQLEEATARQAELRERLDHLSLRKEELKQQLEDKEAELEEIKRVYSDSSKKWQAKADLLTRLENQVKRMKENFDSKERLLLEERDKATEAHKAAIEKLHCVDDAFRRQLESGQAAHQTELLRLANEKQKQIEQANQKVFEVEEEMRQLLEETETNKRIMEEKMKRLSSVLKDF is encoded by the exons ATGGGAGACAAGGAGCTGAGTCTTATTGACAAGAATATAACAAG TTTGCTAGATGTCCCCCTGAGTCCCACTGTAACATCACTCAATCTGCACTGCAATCACATCCCAGGGATCGAGGGCCTGACCTCAGCTTGGCACCTACGGCACTTAGACCTTTCCTCCAATTGCATTTCTAAGATTGAGGGTCTAAGTTCCCTCACTTCCCTAAGGACTTTAAATTTATCATGTAACTTAATCACCAAGGTTGAAG GACTGAATGGCCTCGTGAACCTAACAAGATTAAACTTGTCCTACAATCAGATAAACAACCTCACTG GCTTGTTGTATCTTCATGGCGCGGGATACAAGCTGAAGCACCTTAGTCTCCATAGCAACCACCTGGACAACATTGATCATCTCCTGCAGTGCCTGCTGGGATTGCAAAGTTTAAGAGAGGTCACTTTGAGCCAGTATGGCAGGGACAACCCTGTGTGTAGGTCACCAG GTTACAGGGAAATTGTTATTCAGTCGTTGCCACAGATATCTGCTCTGGATGGTCTGGACCGGCTGGGAAATCCATCACAGCTAGGTCTAGGGAGTCCATGTGATATCCCCGGTCTGGAGGACTACGTGGACCTCCTGCTGTCCTCGGATACCAGTCACAATGAAGCG GTAAGAGAGGATGTCACTCTCACTACACCCCGCATCGATGAGGTGCTGACCCAGTTTCGTCAGCGGATTGCCTCCGAAGCAATCACAGATCCAGTTGCACAGATTCGCTCTACGGTGTCCGATCCGGCAGACCCAGTTAATGAACAACGCATCAGGAAACTGGAGCACCAGGTGTCCCAACTTATCCAGAAG GCCCCTGCAGTTGACAAATCCAGTAGCTCTACTCATTCTGGGGTCCCAGTACAGAAAGCCAAGAGGGACACAGATCGCACGTCAGAGAGCGAGTGTGACAGCGGGAAGGAAAACAGGAGGCGGACGGGGATCCCCAAACACCGTAACAGCATAACACAGAGGACAACCCCCAAGGGGACCAGGGGCCGGAGATCAGACAG CGATCAGGAGAATCCTAAACAGAGGAGTTCAAAGTCTGCTGAGGGGCCCAGGAGGAAGTCTGGCGCTGCAGGGGGTAAAGACTTAAGCAGGGGACCTGTGACAGTTGCTAAGGCCTCAGGCGACGTGAAAACCAAGTCCACTGAGGAGGAGGAAACCTATAGG ACTATTGTGGAAGAGCGTGACCAGGAAAGGGAGAGGCGTTGGAAGGCTGAGCAGGTTGTGAGGAAACTAACAGAGGATCTAAAGTGCCTGCAGACGAAGGTCAGCGAGGAAAAAGACCTGCAAAGCATGGCCCTGCACACCACCGACAG AATGAAAGAGTTGTTGCTAAAGGAGCGATCGGGGCGCTCTGAACTGCAGACTCGTGTTGAGGAGCTGGAGGGGAGGTGTCAGTCCCTAACCCAGCAGCTGGAGCAGGCCCGCAGCGGTGAAGAGCAACACAAGACTGCACTGCGCAGACTGGAGGAAAGCATCTCCCATGGAGAGACACTCAGGGCTCGCCAGCAGGCTGAGGAG ATGAAGCGGCACCAGGAGCTGGAGAACAAGGCAGCAGCTCTgaagagagaggcagacatCCAGAGAGCCTCAGTGTGTCAGCACAAAGACAAGCTGCAGCAGCTGCATGAACTGCTGGCATCCAGGGAACAAGAGCACAG aaaacaGCTGGAATTGCGGTTGCAGCCTGGCGGGGCAGATTTCCGTGAGGCAGTGGCGAAAGAGGTTGCATCAGTGGAACAGAGACACAGCCACAGGGAGGTGGAGCTGCAGGATAAGCTGGCAGAGGGCAGGAAACAGTACGCTGCTCTGGAGGACGAGTTCCGCATGGCGCTAACCATCGAGGCTGCTCGCTTCTCTGAG GTAAAGGAGGCTTGTGATCAGATGACTGCAGAGCTATGGAGGCTCAAGGAGACCCTCGGCCAGTCCCAGCAGAGGGAGAAGAAATCAGCCTCCCTGGTGCAGGATCTCACAGCCATGGTCAAAGAACAGAAGAACCGCATCACTGATCTCATCAAAGCCAAGAGAGATGCTGTCACTGATCTGAAG AGCCGTCTGCATTCCTTGGAAGCAGAGGTGGAGCAGGACCGGCGTCTTGGCCTGCAACTCGAATTGCTCAAGAAAGACAAGGCGCGAATGTTGTCTCAGCTCACAGCTCAGGAGTCGGTGATCGACGGCCTCAGGGCAGAGAGGAGGATCTGGGGCCAGGAGCTCGCTCAGCAAG GAGCGTCCTTGGCTCAGGATCGTGGACGTCTGGAAGCCAGGATAGAAGTGTTGGGTGATGAGCTGGAGACTCAGAAGAAACAGAACGACAGGGACAACGATTCCCTAAAAATCAAAACCAAAATCATTGATGACCAGACAGAGACCATCCGTAAACTCAAAGAG GCCCTGCAGGAGCGCGATGATCAGATCCGTAGGCTGCGCGAGGAGGCGGTTCAGGCTCAGAAGAGGTTCcagcagcagctggaggaggCAACAGCTCGGCAGGCTGAGCTGAGGGAGCGGCTGGATCATCTGAGCCTGCGCAAGGAGGAGCTGAAACAGCAGCTGGAGGACAAGGAGGCAGAGCTTGAGGAGATCAAAAGAGTTTACAG TGATTCCAGTAAGAAGTGGCAGGCAAAGGCAGACCTGCTCACTCGGCTGGAGAACCAGGTGAAGCGCATGAAGGAGAACTTTGACTCCAAGGAACGCTTGCTGCTGGAAGAAAGAGATAAAGCAACAGAAGCACACAA AGCTGCAATAGAGAAGTTACACTGTGTGGATGATGCATTTCGTCGACAGCTAGAGTCTGGCCAGGCTGCCCATCAAACTGAGCTGCTTCGACTGGCGAATGAAAAGCAGAAACAGATTGAACAAGCCAATCAGAAG GTATTTGAAGTGGAGGAGGAGATGCGTCAGCTCCTGGAGGAGACGGAAACTAACAAGAGAATCATGGAGGAGAAAATGAAACGTCTCTCAAGTGTACTAAAAGACTTTTAA
- the ackr4a gene encoding atypical chemokine receptor 4 isoform X1 has protein sequence MFTQVKVQKYKNQKIRKVPKFYLISMDVSEENDYYYYHENISLNFSYDDYPALCEKGDVRSFAGLFLPIMYTMCLVVGLAGNGLVVGVYAYHKHLKTMTDAFLTHLAVADLLLLFTLPFWAADATRGWELGEAICKIVSACYTVNFTCCMLLLACISLDRYLALARVQGKDQSRRLQRIFTRRHCWKMCVVVWATAFVLGLPDLILSEVRWASNRSVCLAIYPPSMARGGKASLEIAEVLLGFLLPFLVMVMCYWSVGRALKGLPVESRGKKWKALRVLLIVVGVFVVTQLPYNVLKVYRVMDSVYALVTHCGTSKVLDQAAQVTESLALTHCCLNPILYAFVGSSFRQHMMKAAKKFVEKRRKRRQNPAGEEMEMSFNSHSASQETNTFSI, from the exons AtgtttactcaagtaaaagtacaaaagtataaGAATCAAAAGATCcgtaaagtaccaaaa TTTTATCTGATCAGCATGGATGTCTCAGAGGAGAatgactactactactaccatgAAAACATCAGCCTCAACTTCAGCTACGATGACTACCCGGCCCTCTGTGAAAAGGGTGACGTTCGTTCCTTCGCAGGCCTCTTCCTCCCCATCATGTATACTATGTGTCTGGTGGTGGGACTGGCAGGGAACGGCTTAGTTGTGGGGGTCTACGCCTACCACAAACACCTCAAGACCATGACGGATGCTTTCCTGACCCACCTGGCTGTGGCTGACCTGCTCCTGCTCTTCACGCTGCCTTTCTGGGCTGCTGATGCGACGAGGGGCTGGGAGCTGGGCGAGGCCATCTGTAAGATCGTGTCTGCCTGCTACACGGTCAACTTCACCTgctgcatgctgctgctggcCTGCATCAGCCTGGATCGTTACTTGGCGCTGGCCAGGGTGCAAGGTAAAGACCAAAGTCGGCGCTTGCAGAGGATATTCACTAGGAGACACTGCTGGAAgatgtgtgtagttgtgtggGCGACAGCTTTCGTCCTTGGACTTCCTGATTTAATACTCTCAGAAGTGAGATGGGCATCTAACAGGAGCGTCTGTCTAGCTATCTACCCTCCATCAATGGCTCGAGGGGGGAAAGCTTCTCTGGAGATAGCAGAGGTGCTGCTGGGATTCCTGCTTCCATTCCTGGTTATGGTGATGTGTTACTGGAGCGTGGGCCGAGCACTAAAGGGCCTCCCTGTGGAGAGCAGAGGCAAGAAGTGGAAAGCTCTACGTGTCCTCCTAATAGTAGTGGGGGTGTTTGTGGTCACTCAACTGCCTTATAACGTGTTGAAGGTCTACCGAGTGATGGACTCAGTCTACGCGTTAGTGACCCACTGTGGGACGAGTAAAGTGTTGGATCAGGCGGCTCAGGTGACGGAGAGCTTGGCCCTCACTCACTGCTGCCTCAACCCGATCCTCTACGCTTTCGTGGGGTCGTCTTTCAGGCAGCACATGATGAAAGCGGCCAAGAAGTTTGTcgagaagagaagaaagagaaggcAAAATCCTGCAGGGGAAGAGATGGAGATGTCATTTAACTCCCACAGTGCATCCCAAgagacaaacacattttcaatatGA
- the ackr4a gene encoding atypical chemokine receptor 4 isoform X2, translating into MDVSEENDYYYYHENISLNFSYDDYPALCEKGDVRSFAGLFLPIMYTMCLVVGLAGNGLVVGVYAYHKHLKTMTDAFLTHLAVADLLLLFTLPFWAADATRGWELGEAICKIVSACYTVNFTCCMLLLACISLDRYLALARVQGKDQSRRLQRIFTRRHCWKMCVVVWATAFVLGLPDLILSEVRWASNRSVCLAIYPPSMARGGKASLEIAEVLLGFLLPFLVMVMCYWSVGRALKGLPVESRGKKWKALRVLLIVVGVFVVTQLPYNVLKVYRVMDSVYALVTHCGTSKVLDQAAQVTESLALTHCCLNPILYAFVGSSFRQHMMKAAKKFVEKRRKRRQNPAGEEMEMSFNSHSASQETNTFSI; encoded by the coding sequence ATGGATGTCTCAGAGGAGAatgactactactactaccatgAAAACATCAGCCTCAACTTCAGCTACGATGACTACCCGGCCCTCTGTGAAAAGGGTGACGTTCGTTCCTTCGCAGGCCTCTTCCTCCCCATCATGTATACTATGTGTCTGGTGGTGGGACTGGCAGGGAACGGCTTAGTTGTGGGGGTCTACGCCTACCACAAACACCTCAAGACCATGACGGATGCTTTCCTGACCCACCTGGCTGTGGCTGACCTGCTCCTGCTCTTCACGCTGCCTTTCTGGGCTGCTGATGCGACGAGGGGCTGGGAGCTGGGCGAGGCCATCTGTAAGATCGTGTCTGCCTGCTACACGGTCAACTTCACCTgctgcatgctgctgctggcCTGCATCAGCCTGGATCGTTACTTGGCGCTGGCCAGGGTGCAAGGTAAAGACCAAAGTCGGCGCTTGCAGAGGATATTCACTAGGAGACACTGCTGGAAgatgtgtgtagttgtgtggGCGACAGCTTTCGTCCTTGGACTTCCTGATTTAATACTCTCAGAAGTGAGATGGGCATCTAACAGGAGCGTCTGTCTAGCTATCTACCCTCCATCAATGGCTCGAGGGGGGAAAGCTTCTCTGGAGATAGCAGAGGTGCTGCTGGGATTCCTGCTTCCATTCCTGGTTATGGTGATGTGTTACTGGAGCGTGGGCCGAGCACTAAAGGGCCTCCCTGTGGAGAGCAGAGGCAAGAAGTGGAAAGCTCTACGTGTCCTCCTAATAGTAGTGGGGGTGTTTGTGGTCACTCAACTGCCTTATAACGTGTTGAAGGTCTACCGAGTGATGGACTCAGTCTACGCGTTAGTGACCCACTGTGGGACGAGTAAAGTGTTGGATCAGGCGGCTCAGGTGACGGAGAGCTTGGCCCTCACTCACTGCTGCCTCAACCCGATCCTCTACGCTTTCGTGGGGTCGTCTTTCAGGCAGCACATGATGAAAGCGGCCAAGAAGTTTGTcgagaagagaagaaagagaaggcAAAATCCTGCAGGGGAAGAGATGGAGATGTCATTTAACTCCCACAGTGCATCCCAAgagacaaacacattttcaatatGA